The segment GAAGTGGATAAGGCTTCGCTGGTATCCAAAGGCAAAGCGAAGGCGATTATTGAAGGGCGCGGCGAACGTGATCACAAAGGCGGAGGCGGACTTAAAAAACGCCGTCGTCTGAATCCTCGCAAGAAACCACCGACGTTTGAAAAAGCAGCAAAAGGTGGTGGTGCGAAACCCGCTCCTCACAACTCTGGTAAAAACGCAGGTAAAAGATAATGAACATGCATTCGACTGAAACTAAAATCCAAAAGGCCGTTCTGGTGGGAATTCAACTTCCTCGCACCTCCGATCAAGAACGTGAAAGCTCACTTGATGAACTTTCACGCCTGGTGACTACTTTGGGGTTTGAAGTCATCGGTCGAACTTCCCAACGTCGTTCATCGACCAAGGGTGCAACAGTCCTGGGTGATGGTAAACTCTTGGAGCTTGCCAAATGGACGGGCGGAACCGGCGTGATCGGTCCCATGATCGTCAAAAAGAAGCACAAGGCCTCTTTAAGACTGGATTGGAAAAAAGGTGGCAATGACGAAGAAGAGGAAGGTTCTACCGAGTCTTCTTTGCCAGACTTCCTGGAAGAGGAAGAGTTTGTCTTTGAACCTGAGGACTCTGTCGAGGAAGAAAACCCTCTGGAGCGCGCAGACGTCGTTATTTTTGACTGTGATCTTTCACCATCCCAATTGCGCAATGTTGAAAGTGCCACCGGCGCCTCTGTTTTGGATCGCACAGGTGTGATCATCGAAATTTTCAGCCGTCATGCGCGCACTCGTGCCGCTCGTCTGCAAGTTGAGATTGCACGCTTAACTTACGTTGCTCCTCGCATGCGCGAAACCGGAGCTTCTGACGATCGCCAAGGTGGTGGTGGTAAAGGGGCCGGTGAAACCAGCATTGAATTGGATCGCCGTAAGATTCGCGACCGTATTAAAGAATTAAAAAATGAACTTGAAGCCATTGGCCAAGAGCACCTGACTCGCCGATCACGTCGTGATCAAGAGCTTTGCGTCGCTCTTGTTGGCTACACCAATGCTGGTAAGTCCTCGTTGATGCGTGCCATGACTGGCAGCGAAGTTTTGGTTGCTGATAAGCTGTTTGCAACATTGGACACCACGGTTCGCGCTATTCAGCCCGAAACACAGCCAAAAATTTTGCTTTCTGATACTGTCGGCTTCATCAAAAAACTTCCCCATGACCTCGTGGCTTCTTTTAAATCGACCCTGGATGAAGCTCTCAATGCTTCGTTGCTCCTGTATGTCGTGGACGCGGCGGACCCTTCATTCCGTTCACAGCTTGAAGTAACCAAAACGACTTTGGCTGAAGTGGGAGTTAAAGATACTCCGACTATGCTAATTTTGAATAAGCGTGACCGTCTCACAGAGGAAGAGTCCGAAGCTTTGCGCCAGGAATTCCCTGAAGCAATCCAGCTTTCCACTCGCGATCCTCAGGATATTCATGATTTGCGCGAACGAATGATTAAATTCTTCGAACAATCCATGGTTGAAGAAGACGTTATGGTTCCTTATTCCATCCAAGGAATCATCGGTGATCTTCGCGCTCGCGTAAAAGTTTTGGCAGAAGAATACGACGGGTCTGGTGTTAAAATCCGTGCACGCGGAAGTGCTGAAGATTTCGCTAGAATTCGCAGCAAAATCAAGCAGGCGATTTACGACAAAGAATGAAAATGCCGTAATGAGAAACCGGTAACTGGACGCTCAGTTTCTGTTCTAAGAAACTGCGTCCAATGAAAAACGCAACCAGCTTTCCATTAACGGCTTTAGTCTCCACTCTGGGATTTGTTCTCGCTCCCCCAGTTCACGCAAAAAACATCAAAGAGATCAGTCGCAGCGCGGAACGCCGACTTTTAGGTCCTCACTATGAGGGTCGCCTCGTCCCTGTCGAAACAGATTTGTCACAGGGATCCAAGGAGTTGGCTGATGCAGAACCCCTCATCTTCGTTCACGGGATGTCAGGCTCTGCACAAAACTTTGCACAACTTGTTCCGGCTGTTTCGAAATTTTCGCAATATCAACTTTTCTATTTTGCCTATGACGATCTTCATCGATCGCTCAAGAGGTCCGCTCTGGAACTCGCGGTTTCATTGCGCCAGCTGCGCGCCCCCCGTATCAC is part of the Bdellovibrio svalbardensis genome and harbors:
- the hflX gene encoding GTPase HflX, which encodes MHSTETKIQKAVLVGIQLPRTSDQERESSLDELSRLVTTLGFEVIGRTSQRRSSTKGATVLGDGKLLELAKWTGGTGVIGPMIVKKKHKASLRLDWKKGGNDEEEEGSTESSLPDFLEEEEFVFEPEDSVEEENPLERADVVIFDCDLSPSQLRNVESATGASVLDRTGVIIEIFSRHARTRAARLQVEIARLTYVAPRMRETGASDDRQGGGGKGAGETSIELDRRKIRDRIKELKNELEAIGQEHLTRRSRRDQELCVALVGYTNAGKSSLMRAMTGSEVLVADKLFATLDTTVRAIQPETQPKILLSDTVGFIKKLPHDLVASFKSTLDEALNASLLLYVVDAADPSFRSQLEVTKTTLAEVGVKDTPTMLILNKRDRLTEEESEALRQEFPEAIQLSTRDPQDIHDLRERMIKFFEQSMVEEDVMVPYSIQGIIGDLRARVKVLAEEYDGSGVKIRARGSAEDFARIRSKIKQAIYDKE